The following are encoded in a window of Bacillus sp. SORGH_AS_0510 genomic DNA:
- a CDS encoding methionine/alanine import family NSS transporter small subunit yields MSGSALTMMIVGIVILWGGLAASILNVVRVSKKSKA; encoded by the coding sequence ATGTCAGGAAGCGCACTAACGATGATGATTGTAGGGATAGTTATCCTGTGGGGCGGCCTTGCAGCCAGCATCCTGAACGTTGTCAGAGTATCAAAAAAATCAAAAGCCTAA
- a CDS encoding thioesterase family protein produces the protein MAYSELFIVAESNLGHVSNVKLFEYLDEGRKWWYSYCVSLSVEAVVVHIEVDYKKEVFNKDYLLLRTELEKIGNTSFTLRQTLMNDQQERMVVAEVILTTINRQTRKKVAVPVEVRNLLNNDSLLTGGHFANAKGK, from the coding sequence TTGGCTTATTCAGAACTATTCATTGTGGCAGAATCAAATCTGGGGCACGTCAGTAATGTAAAGTTGTTCGAGTATTTAGATGAGGGGCGCAAGTGGTGGTATAGTTATTGTGTTTCACTCAGCGTAGAAGCTGTGGTTGTACATATTGAGGTGGATTATAAGAAAGAAGTGTTTAATAAGGATTACTTACTCCTTCGGACTGAGCTTGAGAAGATAGGAAATACAAGTTTTACACTAAGGCAAACCCTTATGAATGATCAACAGGAGCGAATGGTAGTTGCAGAAGTTATTTTAACAACGATTAATCGCCAAACAAGAAAGAAGGTAGCTGTTCCCGTGGAGGTCCGTAATCTGTTAAATAATGACTCTTTATTAACGGGTGGGCATTTTGCCAATGCAAAGGGAAAGTGA
- a CDS encoding ribonuclease H-like YkuK family protein, producing the protein MKKNSVQHLSFRNLQENEMTFDQVFERIVTFMKLDPNGNYRLMVGTDSQVHKSNTVFITGVVIQNEGKGVWACIRKIIVPRKMTHLHERISLELSLTEEIVSLFTEERKNELISIVLPHLYHGATFTMEGHIDIGAGKRNKTSEFVREMVTRIESMGVEPKIKPDAFVASSYANRYTK; encoded by the coding sequence ATGAAAAAAAATTCAGTTCAACACCTGTCATTTCGAAACCTCCAAGAGAACGAAATGACATTTGACCAGGTCTTTGAACGGATTGTTACTTTTATGAAGTTGGATCCTAACGGAAACTACCGCCTGATGGTAGGAACGGATTCACAGGTCCACAAATCAAATACGGTTTTTATCACTGGAGTTGTGATACAGAATGAGGGCAAAGGTGTATGGGCATGTATCAGGAAAATCATTGTTCCAAGGAAAATGACCCATTTACATGAACGTATCTCTCTAGAACTATCTTTAACAGAAGAAATCGTTTCACTGTTCACGGAAGAAAGAAAAAATGAACTGATTTCTATCGTACTTCCCCATTTATACCATGGGGCTACTTTTACCATGGAGGGCCATATCGATATAGGAGCAGGTAAGCGAAATAAAACAAGTGAATTTGTTCGAGAAATGGTCACCCGAATAGAATCCATGGGAGTAGAACCTAAAATCAAACCAGATGCCTTCGTTGCTTCCAGTTACGCAAACCGTTATACAAAATAA
- a CDS encoding PAS domain S-box protein, giving the protein MIENFPIFGKENKSVIYNPDELIDLFLNCTADGICIVDMDNRFIRINGMYTKIFGYTEEEILGRTFEEFPNPDGVSGIISAVKQGEFFHDIVTQRYHKDGRILDIAVSYSPFRNIDGEIFAVIATYRDITEHINTERELKRTRELYRLITENTTDMIKLYSKDKNIIYASPSHEKGVGMKPEDLIGQDAYDLILPEERERFEQVYQKLAETGEAQLLQIKLKTGDNKVIDSETTISPIFNENNELECYVTVGRDVTDRVKNDDALRNLDRLSIIGQLAAGVAHEIRNPLTSLKGFSKLLKSTPDREKQDNYLSIIMNELDRIDMIVNEFMSLAKPQAILFERVSLHSILDSTVNILHPQALLHNVQIINHDYKQANDIELLCSPNQLKQVFVNFLKNAIESMPNGGNVHVNVQKLPDKIVEISFADEGVGIDTNLMGYLGTPFYTTKDKGIGLGLTVSNKIIQEHNGMMKIESETGKGTTVKVQLNYI; this is encoded by the coding sequence GTGATCGAGAATTTCCCTATTTTTGGAAAAGAGAATAAGTCTGTTATCTATAATCCCGATGAATTAATCGATCTTTTTTTAAATTGTACGGCTGATGGAATTTGTATCGTTGATATGGACAATCGGTTTATACGTATTAATGGCATGTATACGAAGATTTTTGGATATACAGAGGAAGAAATCCTCGGACGTACATTTGAAGAGTTTCCTAATCCTGACGGAGTGAGTGGGATCATAAGCGCGGTTAAACAAGGCGAGTTTTTCCATGATATTGTAACACAGCGCTACCACAAAGATGGCCGCATACTAGATATAGCGGTATCTTATTCTCCTTTTCGCAATATAGATGGGGAAATTTTCGCTGTCATTGCGACTTACCGTGATATAACGGAGCATATAAATACGGAACGAGAATTAAAAAGAACTCGTGAATTATATCGATTAATTACGGAAAATACTACGGATATGATTAAGCTTTATTCTAAAGATAAAAATATTATCTATGCTAGTCCCTCCCATGAAAAAGGGGTGGGTATGAAACCCGAGGATTTAATAGGACAAGATGCTTATGACCTCATACTGCCAGAAGAAAGAGAGCGTTTTGAACAAGTTTATCAAAAGCTGGCTGAAACAGGAGAGGCACAGCTACTGCAAATCAAGTTAAAAACAGGAGATAACAAAGTAATAGATTCAGAAACTACGATTTCACCTATTTTTAATGAGAATAATGAACTAGAGTGCTATGTAACAGTGGGAAGAGATGTGACGGACAGGGTGAAAAATGACGATGCATTAAGGAACCTAGACCGTCTTTCCATCATCGGGCAATTAGCAGCGGGAGTCGCGCATGAAATTCGTAATCCATTAACCTCCTTAAAAGGGTTCTCTAAGCTATTAAAGAGTACGCCCGATAGAGAAAAACAGGACAATTATTTATCCATTATCATGAATGAGCTGGACCGGATTGATATGATTGTTAATGAGTTTATGTCACTCGCGAAACCACAAGCCATTCTATTCGAGCGGGTGAGCTTACATTCAATTTTAGATAGCACGGTGAATATTCTTCATCCCCAGGCATTATTACATAATGTTCAAATCATCAACCATGACTATAAACAAGCAAATGATATTGAGTTGCTATGTAGTCCAAACCAATTGAAGCAAGTGTTTGTGAATTTTCTCAAGAATGCCATTGAGTCCATGCCTAATGGAGGAAATGTCCATGTTAATGTCCAAAAGCTGCCGGACAAAATCGTAGAGATTAGTTTTGCTGATGAAGGTGTTGGGATTGATACAAACCTGATGGGCTATTTAGGTACACCGTTTTATACGACAAAGGACAAGGGAATTGGTCTTGGCCTAACGGTGAGCAACAAAATCATTCAGGAACATAATGGCATGATGAAGATTGAAAGCGAAACAGGCAAAGGGACAACTGTAAAGGTTCAACTTAACTATATTTAG
- a CDS encoding DUF418 domain-containing protein has translation MNSIELNKRLDVLDYLRGFALLGIILVNIIPLLSVRLPELGTIDASYWRFLYLFVEGRFYTIFTFLFGVGFYIFISRAEAKGKKGTVLFLRRIIVLLLFGLIHVRFHPGEALTIYAISGFIILPFYRAPKWINLVFGLVMLFALSLFSAKIFMVVPLMLLGVAAGQYRVFERIEHEWKKVAVFTGIMFVLSVVGLMYQNQQAPSVVTQVSYRNSLEIQQFINIGITIGPIVSAFYMGIIVLLLQSSRVRKVLAPFKNLGRMALTNYILQTVFMLLAGSVLHLFHQLTYIHSLYLCLTILTVQLVISTIWLKFFRFGPLEWLWRMATYFERLPIRKNSNTA, from the coding sequence ATGAATTCGATAGAGTTAAATAAACGGTTGGATGTCCTCGATTATTTGCGGGGGTTTGCTTTATTAGGGATTATTTTAGTGAATATTATTCCGTTGTTGTCGGTTAGACTCCCTGAACTAGGCACTATAGATGCATCATACTGGAGATTCCTTTATTTGTTTGTTGAGGGGCGCTTCTATACCATATTTACTTTTTTATTTGGTGTCGGGTTTTATATTTTTATTTCACGAGCGGAGGCGAAAGGGAAAAAGGGCACCGTTTTGTTTTTACGGCGCATAATTGTTCTTTTACTTTTTGGATTGATTCATGTAAGGTTCCATCCAGGAGAAGCATTGACCATTTATGCGATTAGCGGCTTCATTATATTACCTTTCTATCGGGCACCTAAGTGGATCAATCTTGTATTTGGTCTGGTAATGCTGTTCGCTTTAAGTCTTTTTTCAGCCAAGATTTTTATGGTTGTTCCACTTATGCTGCTAGGAGTCGCAGCTGGGCAGTACCGAGTGTTTGAGAGGATCGAACATGAATGGAAGAAGGTTGCGGTTTTTACGGGAATCATGTTTGTTTTAAGTGTGGTCGGTCTTATGTATCAAAACCAACAGGCTCCCTCGGTGGTTACGCAGGTCAGTTATAGGAATTCCCTTGAAATACAACAGTTTATAAATATAGGGATCACTATTGGACCGATTGTGTCTGCCTTTTATATGGGAATAATTGTATTGCTGTTACAATCATCTAGAGTTCGGAAAGTCCTAGCTCCATTTAAAAACCTAGGTCGGATGGCGTTGACAAACTATATTTTACAAACTGTATTTATGTTGCTTGCAGGAAGTGTGTTACATTTGTTCCACCAGCTAACGTATATCCATTCCCTGTACCTTTGTTTAACAATATTAACAGTTCAGTTAGTTATTAGCACCATTTGGTTAAAATTCTTCAGGTTCGGCCCATTGGAATGGCTGTGGAGAATGGCCACCTACTTTGAACGCCTCCCAATCAGAAAAAACAGTAATACTGCTTAG
- a CDS encoding DUF2642 domain-containing protein gives MSNFQVLIGKNIEIEVSGGHIIRGMVIDFGLDIVVIYVGRNQTFLYIPVGHIQRWKEIRTEENEGYAPPGEKPIKAESLTLSFRNILTNAKGRFVEVYVSGNKSIHGYVTSIMNDYLVFNSPLYKTMFVSLNHVKWIIPYPEKATPYSQSAQSLHVHSTSVPLARSFGEQCKRIRNQFVIIDGGVNKENLGFLQDVQNNQLQLISADGDTINHNIEHVKTIHLP, from the coding sequence ATGAGTAATTTTCAAGTATTGATAGGGAAGAATATAGAGATTGAGGTTTCAGGAGGGCATATCATAAGAGGGATGGTAATAGATTTTGGGTTGGACATCGTTGTGATTTACGTCGGAAGAAACCAAACTTTTCTTTACATTCCAGTGGGCCATATACAGCGGTGGAAAGAAATAAGAACAGAAGAAAATGAAGGATATGCTCCTCCCGGTGAAAAACCAATTAAAGCAGAATCCTTGACTCTTTCATTTCGCAATATCTTAACAAATGCAAAAGGTCGGTTCGTAGAAGTGTATGTATCAGGGAATAAATCGATACATGGATATGTTACAAGTATTATGAATGACTATCTTGTTTTTAACTCACCATTGTACAAGACAATGTTTGTATCGTTGAATCATGTAAAATGGATCATCCCCTATCCTGAGAAAGCTACACCCTATTCACAAAGTGCTCAGTCCCTGCACGTTCATTCTACATCGGTTCCTTTAGCCAGATCTTTTGGAGAGCAATGCAAAAGAATTAGGAATCAATTCGTAATTATAGATGGTGGCGTCAATAAAGAAAATCTTGGTTTTCTGCAAGATGTTCAAAATAACCAATTGCAATTGATTTCTGCTGACGGGGATACCATAAACCATAATATAGAGCATGTGAAGACTATCCACTTACCGTAA
- a CDS encoding arsenic transporter gives MYIQPMVWITILSFITTLIFILWRPRGINEAIPATAGAAVVLLSGSVSLTDLGIITETISGAAITIIATIVMAIVLESFGFFNWVAEKLAAKAKGSGIRLFWYVNLLCFLMTLFFNNDGSILITTPILVMLLNNMGLKNHQKIPYLLSGGLIATASSAPIGVSNIVNLIALKIVHMSLYLHTAMMFVPATLGLLFLVFLLFLYFRKTLPKKIPSNVSGLSHSSYHPLRPGPRYSSDKERSRFMRNVLLFVFAVRISLFVASYIGIPVPAMAVIGSLVLLGWRWLYLKIPPLDMIKKTPWYILVFAFSMYVIIYGLNNIGLTHWLVGFMRPMVSGSLLHASVMMGTLLSILSNIFNNHPALMVGTLTLTNMGLDMLTLKVAYLANVIGSDMGSLLLPMGTLATLMWMHIIRKGKVKFTWWEYVKVTAVVIPPATLFTLVVLYYWVSWIFGGALQ, from the coding sequence ATGTACATTCAACCAATGGTTTGGATCACCATTCTATCCTTTATTACTACACTCATTTTTATCCTTTGGAGGCCAAGGGGAATTAATGAAGCAATTCCAGCAACAGCCGGGGCGGCAGTTGTTTTACTAAGCGGCAGTGTCTCGCTAACGGACCTTGGGATCATTACGGAAACCATAAGCGGTGCCGCAATTACCATAATAGCCACGATTGTCATGGCGATAGTTTTAGAGAGTTTTGGATTTTTTAACTGGGTTGCGGAGAAACTTGCAGCTAAAGCAAAGGGGTCAGGTATCCGCTTATTCTGGTATGTCAACCTTTTATGTTTTCTTATGACCCTGTTTTTTAACAATGATGGCAGTATCTTAATTACCACCCCTATATTGGTCATGCTCCTTAACAATATGGGGTTAAAGAACCATCAAAAAATACCTTATTTATTGTCAGGAGGGTTAATTGCTACTGCTTCAAGTGCACCTATTGGAGTAAGTAATATCGTGAACCTGATTGCATTAAAAATCGTGCATATGAGTTTGTATCTGCATACAGCAATGATGTTTGTCCCAGCCACACTTGGGCTTCTGTTCTTAGTTTTTCTATTGTTCTTATATTTTAGAAAAACCCTCCCTAAAAAGATTCCTTCTAATGTAAGTGGCTTATCACACTCTTCCTACCATCCGTTAAGACCTGGACCACGTTATAGTTCCGATAAAGAACGATCAAGGTTCATGCGAAATGTGCTTCTGTTTGTATTCGCTGTTCGAATCAGTCTTTTTGTCGCTTCCTATATAGGGATTCCAGTTCCTGCAATGGCGGTTATTGGCTCTCTTGTACTTTTAGGATGGAGATGGTTATATTTAAAAATTCCACCTCTGGATATGATCAAAAAGACTCCATGGTATATCCTCGTATTTGCGTTTAGTATGTATGTCATTATTTATGGCCTGAATAATATCGGTCTAACCCATTGGTTAGTTGGTTTCATGCGACCGATGGTTTCAGGTAGTTTGCTGCATGCGAGCGTCATGATGGGGACCCTATTATCCATTCTTTCTAATATTTTCAATAATCACCCAGCACTTATGGTTGGAACTCTCACATTAACGAATATGGGGCTAGACATGCTTACCTTGAAGGTAGCCTACTTAGCAAATGTCATAGGAAGTGACATGGGATCTTTGCTACTTCCAATGGGAACTCTGGCTACACTGATGTGGATGCATATTATTAGGAAAGGGAAAGTCAAGTTTACATGGTGGGAATATGTTAAGGTTACAGCTGTTGTCATTCCGCCTGCTACTTTATTTACATTAGTTGTTCTATACTATTGGGTTTCTTGGATTTTTGGAGGAGCACTTCAATAA
- a CDS encoding aldo/keto reductase, with protein sequence MMYRKLGRTEVHIPVLGQGTWKYGEDKQEAKEEIKALRFGIEHGMTLIDTAEEYAKGGAERIVGEAIQDCRKDVFLTTKVSAKHCSYQGVIDAAEASIERLKTTYVDLYLQHWPSKEYEVEETMRAMVYLVEKGLVKYIGVSNFTPELLEEAQVKLGIHLLACNQVGYHLNDRRIENDVLPYCQQNKITVMGYSPFGYAPQFFGNQGFPGTGTKERAALDKIASEYGKTAHQVALNWVLRKEGLVTIPKAKKIDHIKSNLDALGWELAEEDVAQIERLFPKPNEGLPLQNY encoded by the coding sequence ATGATGTATCGAAAATTAGGAAGAACCGAGGTTCACATTCCTGTTCTTGGGCAGGGGACATGGAAATATGGGGAAGATAAGCAAGAAGCAAAGGAAGAAATTAAAGCATTACGATTTGGAATTGAACATGGCATGACCTTGATTGATACAGCGGAGGAGTATGCAAAAGGAGGAGCAGAAAGGATTGTGGGTGAAGCCATTCAAGATTGTAGGAAGGATGTCTTTCTTACGACAAAGGTTTCTGCGAAACATTGCTCTTATCAAGGGGTGATTGATGCAGCTGAGGCAAGCATAGAAAGATTGAAGACGACCTATGTTGATTTGTATCTCCAGCATTGGCCGAGCAAGGAGTATGAGGTAGAGGAAACCATGAGAGCAATGGTCTATCTAGTAGAAAAGGGACTGGTAAAATATATTGGAGTGAGCAATTTTACTCCGGAATTACTAGAAGAAGCTCAGGTGAAACTAGGCATTCATTTGCTCGCATGCAACCAAGTGGGCTATCATTTAAATGACCGGAGGATTGAAAACGATGTCCTTCCTTATTGTCAGCAGAATAAAATTACAGTTATGGGCTACTCCCCATTTGGATATGCTCCACAGTTTTTTGGTAATCAGGGGTTCCCAGGGACGGGAACAAAAGAGCGAGCGGCATTAGATAAGATTGCTTCAGAATATGGTAAAACGGCCCATCAAGTAGCGTTAAACTGGGTTCTCAGGAAAGAAGGACTGGTGACCATTCCGAAAGCTAAAAAAATAGACCATATAAAAAGTAATTTAGATGCATTGGGCTGGGAATTAGCAGAGGAGGATGTTGCACAAATAGAAAGGCTTTTTCCAAAACCTAATGAAGGATTGCCTCTTCAAAATTATTAA
- a CDS encoding histidine phosphatase family protein: MGKKIFVVRHCEAEGQPREARLTDKGVQQAAELAEFFSTISIDRIVSSPFERAIHSVKPLAEQKQVEVETDERLSERVLSTKVLEDWMDKLQATYNDLDVTFDGGESSREAMARSVSVVEDLLDGRADNSIIVTHGNLMSLLLNNYQSDFGFDQWKNLSNPDVFLLEFDEDEVQLKHLWKSYNS, translated from the coding sequence ATGGGGAAAAAAATCTTTGTGGTCAGGCATTGTGAGGCAGAGGGGCAGCCAAGGGAAGCTCGCTTAACGGACAAAGGGGTTCAACAAGCGGCAGAGTTGGCGGAGTTTTTTTCAACTATAAGTATCGATCGCATCGTCTCCAGTCCATTTGAGCGGGCGATTCATTCCGTAAAGCCTCTAGCTGAACAGAAACAGGTCGAAGTGGAGACAGACGAACGGTTATCTGAGCGAGTCCTAAGTACGAAGGTATTGGAGGATTGGATGGATAAACTACAAGCCACCTACAATGATTTAGATGTAACGTTCGATGGAGGCGAGTCCAGTCGAGAAGCAATGGCTCGAAGTGTAAGTGTAGTAGAAGACCTTCTGGATGGTCGAGCAGATAACTCTATTATTGTTACACATGGTAATTTAATGTCTTTATTATTGAACAACTATCAATCTGATTTTGGATTTGATCAATGGAAGAATCTTAGTAACCCTGATGTCTTTCTTTTAGAATTTGACGAAGATGAAGTTCAACTGAAGCATTTATGGAAATCTTATAACAGCTGA